In Melitaea cinxia chromosome 11, ilMelCinx1.1, whole genome shotgun sequence, a genomic segment contains:
- the LOC123657973 gene encoding splicing factor 1, giving the protein MSSRHRDRSRSRSRDRDRHKDRDKGRDRDRDKDRDRDRDRDRDRDRDRDRDRNRDRDRDRDRDRDRDRDRERHRSKRDKERDRSRSRDRHKEKRRSRSRSGSRSRGRKSKDRDGTIALLDQMVGTTTKATARQVAAPTSINPATQAAILAAAAVAQRRMAAPVQPAAAAAAALSAATAIPPPTSVQQKLEMLQARTESRYRDRPPLDHHPDDDKDDGQGPPGETAAERRARRRRTRWMGSEHDKTFIPGLPTVLPSTLTREQEEQYLLQLQIEEVSRKLRSGDLGIPANVDERSPSPEPIYSTDGKRLNTREYRTRRKLEEERHRLVQRMQQINPEFKPPPDYKPPIIRVHDKVMIPQEEHPDINFVGLLIGPRGNTLKAMEKETGAKIIIRGKGSVKEGKVGRKDGQPLPGEDEPLHAYITATNADCVKKAVEKIKEVIRQGVEVPEGQNDLRRMQLRELAQLNGTLRESDAPRCANCSAADHKTWLCPDKPNVTNSIVCSSCGGAGHIARDCRARRPGHAPPAHHDKAKIDEEYMSLMAELGEAPPGAGGAGGGAPGPLRRVAHSPFAPAHAPRALMPAGGAPSMPPPTPYPHAMPHATPHAPWLGAGAAAGVGAAQPPPPGSAPPFPPPPPPHQGDAMGPPGGGPGAPHMPPPPPGMMGMGGWRGAFGPPWAAPPAAFLAPPPPPPPVSSS; this is encoded by the exons ATGAGCTCTCGACACAGGGATAGGAGTCGATCACGATCTCGGGACCGGGATCGGCACAAGGATAGAGATAAGGGGCGTGATCGTGACCGTGACAAGGATAGGGATAGAGATCGTGATCGTGATCGGGATCGTGATCGTGATCGTGATCGTGACCGCAATCGTGACAGGGACAGGGACAGGGACCGCGACCGCGACCGCGATCGTGATCGTGAAAGGCACCGATccaaaag GGATAAGGAAAGGGACCGCAGTCGCAGCCGTGATCGCCACAAGGAAAAGAGGCGCAGTCGCTCTCGCAGTGGTAGTAGAAGCCGTGGCAGAAAGTCCAAGGATAG GGATGGCACGATTGCTCTTCTCGACCAGATGGTGGGCACGACAACCAAGGCCACTGCTCGTCAAGTGGCAGCCCCTACTAGTATCAACCCTGCAACACAGGCTGCTATTCTGGCAGCTGCAGCTGTAGCTCAg CGGCGCATGGCGGCACCCGTGCAaccggcggcggcggcggcggccgcGCTGAGCGCCGCCACCGCCATCCCGCCGCCCACCTCCGTGCAGCAGAAGCTGGAGATGTTGCAGGCGCGCACCGAGTCGCGCTACCGCGACAGGCCGCCGCTCGACCACCACCCTGACGACGACAAGGACGACGGCCAGG GCCCGCCCGGCGAGACGGCGGCGgagcggcgcgcgcggcggcgccgCACCCGCTGGATGGGCTCGGAGCACGACAAGACCTTCATCCCCGGCCTGCCCACCGTGCTGCCGTCCACGCTCACCCGCGAGCAGGAGGAGCAGTACCTCC TTCAGCTGCAGATCGAGGAGGTGAGCCGCAAGCTGCGCTCCGGGGACCTCGGCATCCCTGCCAACGTGGACGAGAG GTCGCCGTCGCCGGAGCCCATCTACTCCACGGACGGCAAGCGCCTCAACACGCGCGAGTACCGCACGCGCCGCAAGCTGGAGGAGGAGCGCCACCGCCTCGTGCAGCGCATGCAGCAGATCAACCCCGAGTTCAAGCCGCCGCCCGACTACAA GCCTCCCATTATTCGAGTGCACGACAAGGTGATGATCCCACAGGAGGAGCACCCGGACATCAACTTCGTAGGGCTGCTCATTGGACCGCGAGGAAATACACTTAAAG CGATGGAGAAGGAAACGGGAGCCAAGATAATAATTCGCGGCAAGGGCTCGGTGAAGGAAGGGAAGGTGGGCCGTAAGGACGGACAGCCTCTGCCCGGAGAGGACGAACCGCTGCATGCCTACATCACAGCGACAAACGCCGACTGCGTCAAGAAGGCAGTTGAGAAG ATCAAGGAGGTGATCCGCCAGGGGGTGGAGGTGCCCGAAGGCCAGAACGATTTGCGTCGAATGCAGTTGAGAGAGTTGGCTCAACTCAATGGAACACTGCGGGAGAGTGATGCGCCGCGCTGTGCCAATTGTTCAGCAGCTGACCACAAGACTTGGCTA TGTCCCGACAAGCCGAATGTGACGAACAGCATCGTGTGCTCGTCGTGCGGCGGCGCGGGACACATCGCGCGGGActgccgcgcgcgccgcccgggACACGCGCCGCCCGCCCACCACGACAAG GCTAAGATCGACGAGGAGTACATGTCGCTGATGGCGGAGCTGGGCGAGGCGCCGCCGGGCGCGGGCGGGGCGGGGGGCGGCGCGCCGGGCCCGCTGCGCCGCGTCGCGCACTCGCCCTTCGCGCCCGCGCACGCGCCGCGCGCGCTCATGCCGGCCG GCGGAGCTCCGTCCATGCCGCCGCCGACGCCCTACCCGCACGCCATGCCACACGCGACGCCGCACGCGCCTTGGCTCG GTGCCGGCGCGGCCGCGGGCGTGGGCGCCGCGCAGCCCCCGCCGCCCGGCAGCGCCCCGCCCTtcccgccgccgccgccgccgcaccAG GGTGACGCGATGGGCCCCCCGGGCGGCGGGCCCGGCGCGCCGCACATGCCGCCGCCTCCGCCGG GTATGATGGGTATGGGCGGCTGGCGTGGTGCCTTCGGCCCGCCCTGGGCCGCGCCGCCGGCAGCCTTCCTCGCACCCCCGCCGCCCCCGCCGCCCGTCTCCTCCTCCTAG